ATTATAATGTGAATATAAAGGAGGTCATTCTTGCAGCACTCACAATGATACTGGCATTGGTACCAAGTACCTTTCTATGTGTGCTATTAgcttatattcttattttcataaataacatTTGCTTATGGAATATATaattgtggatatatatataaaaactctttgagggctggggatgtggctcaagtggtagcgcgctcgcctggcatgcgtgcggtccgggttcgatcctcagtaccacataccaacaaagatgttgtgtccgccgagaactaaaaaaaaaataaatattaaaaaaaaattccctctctctctctctctctctccctctccctctctctccctctcctcaaaaaaaaaaaaaaaaaaaaactctttgagtGGTACTAGTGTGCTTCCCCTTCTCCACCTCTTCCTACCATTAGGAATTGAATTCAAGACCTCATGCTTACTAAAaaagcaagtgctccacctctgCGTTATATCccactaagttgcagagactggctttgaatttatgatcctcttgctCCAGCCTCTCAAAAAAACTGGTGTTACAGAAATGCACCACTGTACCCGCCacattttattcttctaattttatattttactagcCCTGTTTATGACTTAGTTGTATGATGGACACAAAGCAAGATGTCATTATTTACTTTTCATGGTAGAAGAATGTCTTTTAAAAGAATCTCATgttctattattatttaatttttttttcaaggtacTTATCTTGGGCCTTAGACACAAATCAGGAAGAACGGGACAAAGGTAAAACAGTAGAAGTGGGTCGAGCctattttgaaacagaaaagaagcaTTTCACAATTCTAGATGCCCCTGGCCACAAGAGTTTTGTCCCAAATATGATTGGTGGTGCCTCTCAGGCTGATCTGGCTGTGCTGGTAAGAAAGACATTTCCATCTGTGTATTTGTTAGCAACCCAATTTATAGCTTCAAATAAATGTCCAAATTCACCTTTCGGAAGTTAGAATGTAGCTTACACTGAGCTATAATATCGTACACATGGtgacaattttcatttttgttgcatTAATATGCCCAATAAATCTTTATAATTTACttctgaaaatacattttaaactttcTCTCCTATCACTATTATCTATAAATATGTCAGAGCTTAGTGTCTAATAAATGTTTAACCTTCTAGCAATGAATAGTAAACCACTCGTTTCTTAAGGCCTTTAGTCATTCCTCAAATCTGACATTTTCCTGTACTAAATCATAcgatttgatttaaaaaaaaaaaaatgtggtgcgGTGAGTGGAACCTGGGATCTTCTACATGCTAATAAGCACAgtaaggggctagggatgtggctcaagcagtagcgcgatcacctggcatgcgtgcagcccgggttcaatcctcagcaccacatataaacaaagatgttgtccgccgaaaactaataaatagatagatagatagatagatagataagcaAGCATATTAAGTgcccactctaccactgagctacacccccagacttAACCACTCAGATCTTAAGCAACATTCAAAAGCACGTACATTGTAACTTTCTTCTATCATCTTATTTCTGATATAAATGAAAGATGTTTTACTGCTTGAAAAGTCTGTCTTAAGTATAAGAATAAATTCCTTAACTTCTTGGAATAGGTCATCTCAGCCAGGAAAGGAGAgtttgaaactggctttgaaaaAGGAGGACAGACGAGAGAGCATGCAATGTTGGCAAAGACAGCAGGTGTAAAACACTTAATTGTGCTTATTAATAAGATGGATGATCCAACAGTAAATTGGAGCAATGAGAGGTAAGCGTAGATGTCTTTCTGGTCTTTTAATAGATATGTTggtaaaataaaacatggttttgCTACTCCATGCATATTTCCCTAGAGTTCATTGGTTGACCTTAtaattgaattatttataaatattcatagatATGAAGAATGTAAAGAGAAACTAGTGCCATTTTTGAAAAAAGTTGGCTTCAATCCCAAAAAAGACATTCACTTTATGCCCTGCTCAGGACTGACTGGAGCAAATCTCAAAGAGCAATCAGATTTCTGTCCTTGGTACAAGTAAgtaaccttttatttctttttttttttttaactatgtctTAGctggacacctgtaatcccagtggcttgggaggctgaggcaggaggattgcaagatgctaaacaactcagaccctgtttctaaatatggggctggggatatggctcagtggtctagtgcccctgagctcaatcctcagtacccaaagtatgtgtgtgtgtgtgtgtgtgtgtgtgtcttaataAGTAACTTTAAGCAAatatgggctggggctcagtggcagagcatttgcctagcacatgtgaggcactgggttcaatccttagcactgcatgaagataagcaaataaaataaaggcattctgtccatctatacctaccaaaaaattttgttttaagtatTGGCTATACCCTTGACTTTAAAAATACTAGGAACCactgcccatttttaattgggttgtatTTGAATCTTAAGAGTTCTTTTATGTATTGAATACAAATTCCCTTATCAAATACATGATTAGAAAGTATTTTCATCCATCTTACACATGGTTTCCATGTGCATATGCACATGcatgctgtggattgaacccaaggctttccATTAttactctacccactgagctctatccccagccctcttttttcaCTTGGTATCCTTTGAAGCACACAAGGTTTTGCTGATGATAAGATCcagtttatctttttattttttctccccccTTTGGTTgattgttcttttggtgttataTCTAAGAAAACATTGCCTGACCCAaggtcacaaaaatattttcttctaaatgtgtTATAGTTCACTTTTATGAGAAATGTAAGTTGAAGGTATGTGTCTAAATTTTTGCTTTTGCATATGGATGTCCAGCTATTCAGGCACAATTTGTTGAAAACATGATTCTTTACTGAATTGGATCAATGAAAATCAAATGGCCTTCAGAGGTTATTTCTGGATTTCAGTTCTCTTCTAGTACCACATAATCTAGCTGTACTTCTGATGTTTTAAATCAGGAAGTGTATGTcttcaattttgttattttctagaTTGTTCTGGCTATTCCGAGCTCATTAAATTTCCCATATGAATGTTAAGATCAGCTTgtaatttctgcaaaaaaaaggCAGCTACACAATGTTAAATCTTCCAATTCAAATAAAAGGGAAAGTTTATTGTAGTGTTCTGGGGAGTATGATAACataataaattgatttaaaagaGGTCATGGGTAGAATGGAAATATCACAGCCAAGTTGAGTACATTTGTgtaacttcttaaaatttttgtatttatgttgACTTTTCTCTAATGGGTATTGTTTTATTCTCAGTGGATTACCATTTATTCCATATCTGGATAATTTGCCAAACTTCAATAGATCAGTTGATGGACCAATCAGGCTGCCAATTGTGGATAAGTACAAGGTatccaaaatttaaagaaattggaTTTTGTGGGAGGCAGAATcattgttttgtgtttatttctaattAGGAAACAATCTTATTAATgatataatatctttttttcatgGTACATATGGTGTACTATATATGTTATGTATGTAGACCATGATTTggtagagacagggcctcgctaagtttctgaagctagtcttgaacttgcaatcttcctgccttgggcccaattcactgggattataggtgtgcaccaccatgcctggtcagTGATCACTTCGTAGCAATAAATTCATTACAAATGGGCTTAAAGTATTCCCACGTTAAAGTTGGTGGATATTGATACACCGCCTTGTGAAAATATCATGTTATAATTAATACCAGGGccggggacgtggctcaagcggtagcgcgctcgcctggcatgcgtgcggcccgggttcgatcctcagcaccacatacaaagatgttgtgtccgccgagaactaaaaaaataaataaataaataaatagcaacttaaaaaaaatttataataccaCTAGCAGCATATGAGTGCTAGTTTTATCATAGCCTCACCAATCCAGGTGTTAGTCTTTggtttggctttttgtttttctgtttttactttgattttggagctggggattgaatccagggccttttgcatgtaaggctagcactctaccagctgagctatatccctagcccacaaccttaatttttaaaagttttacagtAACAATGtgattttgtcaattttgttcaCCAGTAGCTCCCATTTCCCTTCCGTCCTCCTTCTCCCTGGTCCCCCCCTTCCTCTACTATCGTagatctgcccccccccccccccccccgtctctcTAGTttacacatgagagaaaacatgactttgactttctgaatttggcttatttcatttaatatatcgTTCTCAGGTTCTGTCCTCCATTCTAATGTTCTTGAACAACTATTGTTTTTCCAAATTTACACAAGAGGAAACAGGCTTAGATCAGGAGAACCTGAAATTGTACAAACAATTCATATCTTCCATCTTAATGATCTTTGCTGTCTTCTGCACCATGCTtcgtttttaaattttaagcatacttaataattaatataatcatACATATGCTTATGACACAGTTATTACAGAGCATTTGTCCCCCTCCCCATGTTTAAGGATAATCCTAAACATTCTACTCCTTTATTATTGGTGCATttttaattacacataatagtggaattcctGGTTACATATTTGTACGTGCACACAATACCATTCTACTTTAAGCTAATGATTTTATAAGAAAGTACTATAGAATTTCACTTTGAGCTTGTCAACTGCTGTAGAGCGGCAATAAAGGTCtgaaacatgatttttaattttattatcttatttgaaCAGGATATGGGCACTGTggtcctgggaaagctggaatcAGGATCTATTTGTAAAGGCCAGCAACTTGTGATGATGCCAAATAAGGTAAGAGTTAGTAATGCTCTTcgctgtttagattttctattgaAAATGTTAGcaaggaggcagaacatcatggtgggagagggtggcagagagaagcatcTCACATCACACAGACTCTGACTTGCCAGATACAATATACACTAAAGCCACACCcttaattcccacctcctccagtcacaccctaccactttagttaattccatcaggggattaactcactgattaggctgaaactatgacccaatcatttctctccaAAACTTCCTGCATTgactcacatgtgagctttcaagggacaccacatctaaatcataacaggtACACACTTTAGATATTTTGTAGTTGTTAGGTTATGGGAGATAGATCTATTAAGTCCTAGAGTGCCCcaggaataaaattttacatCCATAAAGTCAAAAGTCAGATATTAAATTTGGTGtttaagttcttaaaaaaatgagaaaaaaatgctaGTTTGTACCGTGTTCTATTTGGAAATTATTAGAATGTGATATTTAGAAGATCACAGGTTAGAGGGTagggtagttcagtggtaaagggcttccCTAGCATTTTGAGGCCCTAGGATCAATCCCTATTATTGAAGAGGAAAAAACTTTCACTGGCAGCTGTACATCTAGAATGAGATATCTTATTTACTGTCTTTGCTGCAAGATTAGGAAGCATGgtatatttaatgaatatacaTTAATGTGGCGATCATGAGGTAACATTGGCATTCTTATGGTCTACAATGGAGTGAATGTCATAAAacctttcttgatttattttaaagcacAACGTGGAAGTTCTTGGAATACTTTCTGATGATGTAGAAACAGATTCTGTAGCACCAGGTGAAAACCTCAAAATCAGACTCAAAGGAATCGAAGAAGAAGAGATTCTTCCAGGATTCATACTTTGTGATCCTAATAACCTTTGTCATTCTGGACGCACGTTTGATGCCCAGGTAGATTACTTATTATAGTTGTTGTAGTGATgttaagaagagaaagagaagttaaTTAGAATTTTagtgtcttggggctggggatgtggctcaagtggtagcgcgctggcctggcatgcgtgcggcccgggtttgatcctcagcaccacataccaacaaagatgttgtgtctgccgaaaactaaaaaataaatattaaaatactctctctctctctctctctctctctctctcagaatttTAGTGTCTTTTGTCTTGAATATTTGTGACATGCCACTTAACTAATATTAGGAAAATAATAGTAGGAGCCATTTATATATCACCATTATGATGTATATCTCAGTCTTCAAGATGAGACAAGTACTTATTGAGTAGGGACTATTTTTTGTGAATGCCTATTTTTAATCAATTGATCAAAATGTAACTATTCACTTTGTAAAACAGATACTAGTAGTGATTTATCATTACTTACATTTTGTTTAGTGTCATTCACTTTGACTAGAGCTCAGTTGCCTTGGAAGTTGTGGTTTGTCTGCTCATTCATAGCTAATAACTTAGATATGAATCACACATACATTTTCTCCATGTCAGTAGCAACCTGAGCTCCCTGGAGAATGACAGTTAAAGTATGATGACTAATCAGGTTAGATTTGATGTCACATATATAAGGTTGTTTACTTTTAGTGGATGTTGGTTAAAGTTTACCAGGCACTTGCCATTTGTAGTAAAATAGGATACTGAAATTCATGCTTTGAAATTAGGCAATCTAACTCACCTTGTGAACAAGGTTAATAAGAAAGAATTCATCTTTTCCTTATTTGGCAGATAGTGATTATAGAGCACAAATCCATCATCTGCCC
The sequence above is drawn from the Urocitellus parryii isolate mUroPar1 chromosome 9, mUroPar1.hap1, whole genome shotgun sequence genome and encodes:
- the Gspt1 gene encoding eukaryotic peptide chain release factor GTP-binding subunit ERF3A isoform X3, with the protein product MELSEPVVENGETEMSPEESWEHKEEISEAEPGGGDGRPPEESAQEMMEEEEEIPKPKSVVAPPGAPKKEHVNVVFIGHVDAGKSTIGGQIMYLTGMVDKRTLEKYEREAKEKNRETWYLSWALDTNQEERDKGKTVEVGRAYFETEKKHFTILDAPGHKSFVPNMIGGASQADLAVLVISARKGEFETGFEKGGQTREHAMLAKTAGVKHLIVLINKMDDPTVNWSNERYEECKEKLVPFLKKVGFNPKKDIHFMPCSGLTGANLKEQSDFCPWYNGLPFIPYLDNLPNFNRSVDGPIRLPIVDKYKDMGTVVLGKLESGSICKGQQLVMMPNKHNVEVLGILSDDVETDSVAPGENLKIRLKGIEEEEILPGFILCDPNNLCHSGRTFDAQIVIIEHKSIICPGYNAVLHIHTCIEEVEITALICLVDKKSGEKSKTRPRFVKQDQVCIARLRTAGTICLETFKDFPQMGRFTLRDEGKTIAIGKVLKLVPEKD